The Polymorphobacter megasporae genome window below encodes:
- a CDS encoding ribonuclease T2 family protein produces the protein MLDLFLSLALAATTACSVPADLTPAPAQPQEESRIVPVTKLVLAFYWWPQECRRGEATGTQGCASGFGFRVHGLWPDGAGKTYPQFCRAPTPLDLLEVKRNYCLTPSASLLQHEWAKHGTCNWATSSAYFAQARSIAAKISLPEIDAPGKEATAGSIRDAFVAANPAMPRQALFVATDKNQWLTEVRVCLTLAGRPDRCEGGDTGAPDSVSVRIWPR, from the coding sequence ATGCTTGACCTGTTCCTGAGCCTTGCGCTCGCCGCGACCACCGCGTGCTCGGTCCCCGCCGACCTTACCCCCGCTCCGGCGCAGCCGCAGGAGGAGAGCCGGATCGTCCCGGTGACCAAGCTCGTCCTCGCATTTTACTGGTGGCCGCAGGAATGCCGCCGCGGTGAGGCAACCGGCACGCAGGGGTGCGCGAGCGGTTTCGGGTTTCGCGTCCACGGCCTGTGGCCCGACGGCGCGGGCAAGACCTATCCGCAATTCTGCCGCGCGCCGACCCCGCTCGACCTACTCGAGGTCAAGCGCAACTATTGCCTGACACCGTCGGCGTCGCTGCTCCAGCACGAATGGGCGAAACACGGCACCTGCAACTGGGCGACGTCGTCCGCATATTTCGCCCAGGCGCGGAGTATCGCCGCCAAAATCTCGCTTCCCGAAATCGATGCACCGGGCAAGGAAGCGACTGCGGGCTCGATCCGCGATGCGTTTGTCGCCGCCAATCCGGCGATGCCGCGTCAGGCGCTGTTCGTCGCGACCGATAAGAATCAGTGGCTTACCGAGGTGCGCGTCTGCCTCACTCTCGCTGGCCGTCCTGACCGCTGCGAGGGTGGCGACACCGGCGCCCCTGATTCGGTTTCGGTTCGCATCTGGCCGCGCTGA
- the erpA gene encoding iron-sulfur cluster insertion protein ErpA, translating to MSTVLLSSAAAARVAAIAVKQGKPGLKLRLAVDGGGCAGFQYKFGLESVAADDDLVVETDGIAMLVDPISLPFLDGAQVDYVETMGAAAFKVTNPNAASGCGCGSSFSV from the coding sequence ATGAGCACCGTCCTTCTCTCGTCCGCCGCCGCCGCCCGCGTTGCCGCGATCGCCGTGAAGCAGGGCAAGCCCGGATTGAAGCTGCGCCTCGCGGTCGACGGCGGCGGCTGTGCCGGTTTCCAGTATAAGTTCGGCCTCGAAAGCGTCGCGGCGGACGACGATCTCGTCGTCGAGACCGACGGGATCGCGATGCTTGTCGACCCGATCAGCCTGCCGTTCCTCGACGGGGCGCAAGTCGACTATGTCGAGACGATGGGCGCGGCGGCGTTCAAGGTGACCAATCCGAATGCGGCGAGCGGCTGCGGCTGCGGGTCGTCGTTCTCCGTCTAG
- the nadA gene encoding quinolinate synthase NadA, with product MDARLNLFGKSIPAGIDLHTEIARLRKERNAVILAHYYQDPVLQDLADFVGDSLDLSRKAAATDAAVIAFCGVKFMAEVAKILSPQKTVVLPDLAAGCSLEDSCPPDEFGAFRAAHPDHISLTYINCSAAVKAHSDIIVTSSSAEKIINQLPRDQKILFAPDKHLGAWLNRKTGRDMLLWDGTCIVHERFSVTELLKLKALNPAAPVLAHPECPAAILDLADYVGATSGILDYALKSPEPTLIVATEPNIIHQMQLRAPHKVFIGAPGADGNCGCNMCPFMAMNTLEKLYLCLRDLTPVIEVPEAIRVRAKLPLDRMLEMASAVTPVPVTGD from the coding sequence ATGGACGCCCGCCTCAACCTGTTCGGCAAGTCGATCCCCGCCGGTATCGATCTCCACACCGAGATCGCGCGGCTGCGCAAGGAGCGCAACGCCGTCATCCTTGCGCATTATTATCAGGACCCGGTGCTGCAGGATCTCGCCGATTTCGTCGGCGACAGCCTCGACCTCAGCCGCAAGGCCGCCGCGACCGACGCCGCCGTCATCGCGTTCTGCGGGGTCAAGTTCATGGCAGAGGTGGCGAAGATACTGTCGCCGCAGAAGACCGTCGTCCTGCCCGACCTCGCCGCCGGGTGCAGCCTCGAGGACTCGTGCCCGCCCGACGAGTTCGGCGCGTTCCGCGCGGCGCACCCCGATCACATCAGCCTGACGTACATCAACTGCTCGGCGGCGGTGAAGGCGCACAGCGACATCATCGTGACGTCGTCGTCCGCCGAAAAGATCATCAACCAGCTCCCCCGCGACCAAAAAATCCTGTTCGCCCCCGACAAGCACCTCGGCGCGTGGCTCAACCGCAAGACCGGGCGCGACATGCTGTTGTGGGACGGGACGTGCATCGTCCACGAGCGCTTCTCAGTGACCGAGCTGCTCAAATTGAAGGCGCTCAACCCCGCCGCGCCGGTCCTAGCGCACCCCGAGTGCCCGGCGGCGATCCTCGACCTCGCCGATTACGTCGGCGCGACGAGCGGCATCCTCGATTACGCGCTCAAGTCGCCCGAGCCGACGCTGATCGTCGCCACCGAGCCAAACATCATCCACCAGATGCAGCTCCGCGCGCCGCACAAGGTGTTTATCGGCGCGCCGGGAGCCGACGGTAATTGCGGCTGCAACATGTGCCCGTTCATGGCGATGAACACGCTCGAAAAGCTGTACCTGTGCCTCCGCGACCTGACCCCGGTGATCGAGGTCCCCGAGGCGATCCGGGTGCGGGCGAAGCTGCCGCTCGACCGGATGCTCGAGATGGCGAGCGCGGTGACGCCGGTGCCGGTTACGGGGGATTGA
- a CDS encoding sterol desaturase family protein, which translates to MTLRELVVAYFQYYTIRTYLVIAALAIGVALWQPTTLVRGAAAAGFVMLVYPLVWYCLHRWVLHSQWMWKVPFLASTWKRIHYDHHQDPNHLEILFGTLKSELPPVFIMTLPFGYAIGGVGGAALALATGVLTTCFYEFCHCIQHLSYKPKSKILVAMKARHMAHHFHDETGNFGITNFAWDRLFGTFYERIERPTRSATVFNLGYTEDVAAVYPWVADLSGGVAAGHPRQRDRVTTKEPERKAA; encoded by the coding sequence ATGACGTTGCGCGAGCTCGTCGTTGCCTATTTTCAATATTACACGATCCGCACTTACCTCGTTATCGCCGCGCTCGCGATTGGCGTGGCGCTGTGGCAGCCGACGACGCTGGTCCGCGGTGCCGCCGCCGCCGGGTTCGTCATGCTAGTCTACCCGCTCGTCTGGTATTGCCTGCACCGCTGGGTGCTGCATAGCCAGTGGATGTGGAAAGTGCCGTTCCTCGCGTCGACGTGGAAGCGGATCCATTACGATCACCACCAAGACCCCAATCACCTCGAAATCCTGTTCGGCACTCTCAAGAGCGAGCTGCCACCGGTGTTCATCATGACGCTGCCGTTCGGTTATGCGATCGGCGGGGTCGGTGGTGCTGCATTGGCGCTCGCGACCGGCGTGCTAACGACGTGCTTCTACGAGTTCTGCCACTGCATTCAGCACCTGTCGTACAAGCCGAAGAGCAAGATTCTCGTCGCAATGAAGGCGCGTCACATGGCGCATCACTTCCACGACGAGACCGGCAATTTTGGCATCACCAATTTCGCGTGGGACCGGCTGTTCGGCACGTTCTACGAGCGTATCGAGCGCCCGACGCGCAGCGCGACGGTATTCAACCTCGGCTACACCGAGGACGTCGCCGCAGTATATCCGTGGGTCGCCGACCTGTCGGGCGGCGTTGCCGCAGGCCATCCGCGCCAGCGCGATCGCGTCACCACCAAAGAACCGGAGCGTAAAGCAGCATGA
- a CDS encoding M23 family metallopeptidase yields MNRLDAVRSTVVSTVQRWLPEHFIVWHRTSGVSNIRVGTTAQLMAIGGTALVATWLGMATMNMMSGQSGEIAAKSAELARMQARLVAMKSDSSNLKGVVADRAAAIEKRQAFLAALLLPNHDLTKLAAMLPRSGDIATASDLLAAPAAAVIEPFRKLESEQLAFVDKATTAADARLRDTQSLIRRLGLDPDRLMSASAFDAAPAGFGGSAIGGMGGPYIPVHAPVDAEPRFKGLFLSWKKLQSLEAALTVIPSFVPVKSYSYSSGFGVRYDPFTGMSAMHAGLDMAGSMGEPIYAAAAGTVTTAGRSGAYGNCVEVSHGKGLATRYGHLSAILVHPGEVVKQGEVIARMGSTGRSTGTHLHFEVRIDGRAVNPRPYLDASEYVLAAQHGAGTNVAVGPMAISSL; encoded by the coding sequence ATGAATCGACTCGACGCTGTCCGCAGCACGGTAGTGTCGACCGTACAACGCTGGTTACCCGAGCATTTCATCGTCTGGCACCGCACCAGCGGGGTCTCCAACATCCGGGTAGGGACGACAGCGCAGCTTATGGCAATCGGTGGCACGGCACTTGTGGCGACCTGGCTCGGCATGGCGACGATGAACATGATGTCGGGACAATCCGGCGAAATCGCCGCGAAATCGGCTGAACTTGCGCGGATGCAGGCGCGGCTGGTGGCGATGAAGTCGGACAGTTCGAACCTAAAGGGCGTCGTCGCTGACCGTGCCGCTGCGATCGAGAAGCGCCAGGCGTTCCTCGCCGCGCTGCTCCTGCCGAACCACGACCTGACCAAGCTCGCCGCGATGCTGCCGCGGTCGGGCGATATCGCCACCGCGAGCGACCTGCTCGCCGCCCCCGCCGCGGCGGTGATCGAGCCGTTCCGCAAGCTCGAGTCCGAACAGCTCGCCTTCGTCGACAAGGCGACCACCGCCGCCGACGCGCGGTTGCGCGATACCCAGTCGTTAATTCGCCGCCTCGGGCTCGATCCCGACCGCTTGATGTCGGCGTCGGCATTCGACGCCGCGCCCGCGGGCTTCGGCGGGAGCGCGATCGGCGGCATGGGCGGTCCGTACATTCCGGTCCACGCGCCGGTCGATGCCGAGCCGCGCTTCAAGGGCCTGTTCCTCAGCTGGAAGAAGCTCCAGTCGCTCGAGGCTGCACTGACGGTGATCCCGTCGTTCGTGCCGGTGAAAAGCTACAGCTATTCGTCGGGCTTCGGCGTCCGCTACGACCCGTTCACCGGCATGAGCGCGATGCACGCCGGGCTCGACATGGCGGGATCGATGGGCGAGCCGATCTACGCCGCCGCCGCCGGGACGGTCACCACCGCCGGCCGCTCGGGCGCGTACGGCAATTGCGTCGAAGTCAGCCACGGCAAGGGTCTCGCCACCCGCTATGGCCATTTGTCGGCGATCCTGGTCCACCCGGGCGAGGTCGTGAAGCAGGGCGAAGTCATCGCGCGGATGGGCTCGACCGGGCGTTCGACCGGCACCCATCTGCATTTCGAGGTCCGTATCGACGGCCGCGCGGTCAACCCGCGCCCGTATCTCGACGCGTCGGAATATGTCCTCGCGGCGCAGCACGGGGCGGGGACCAACGTCGCCGTCGGGCCGATGGCGATCTCCTCGCTCTGA
- a CDS encoding N-acetyltransferase: MSKSGGELKIVEAITAADRGKFIDLIYTLYKSDPNWVPPLRGEALELITGIEKNPWFGHGYAKFWMAMQDGKIVGRISAQVDSLVLEHMGTGIGHWGMFESIDDQRVADLLLNTAETWLRGEGMTSAMGPFSISIWDEPGLLVDGFDRPPTVMMGHHLNYYAKLIEAHGYAGIKDLHTYELQIDKPFPDIVQRIVAASEKSGKIKTRMVDKSKFAEEAAIIMDILNDAWSANWGFVPLTPLEVAHVGVKLKPIVYNDMIRIAEIDGEPVGFLISLPDLNEFTADLGGKLFPFNWAKLLWRLRKPKVRRIRVPLMGVRKSLQGSRLASIMVFQMIEYIRRTAVENYGAKRGEIGWILEDNGPMRSIADVIEAEVTKTYRIFERSLV; encoded by the coding sequence ATGAGCAAGTCGGGGGGCGAGCTCAAGATCGTCGAAGCAATCACCGCCGCAGATCGCGGCAAGTTCATCGACCTGATCTATACGCTCTACAAGAGCGATCCGAATTGGGTCCCCCCGCTGCGTGGCGAAGCACTCGAACTGATCACCGGTATCGAGAAGAATCCGTGGTTCGGGCACGGCTACGCCAAGTTCTGGATGGCGATGCAGGACGGCAAGATCGTCGGCCGGATTTCGGCGCAGGTCGATAGCCTTGTGCTTGAACACATGGGCACGGGCATCGGCCATTGGGGCATGTTCGAGTCGATCGACGACCAGCGCGTCGCCGACCTGCTGCTTAACACCGCCGAGACCTGGCTGCGCGGCGAGGGCATGACCAGTGCGATGGGGCCGTTCAGCATCTCGATCTGGGATGAGCCCGGCTTGCTCGTCGACGGCTTCGACCGCCCGCCGACGGTGATGATGGGGCACCATCTCAACTATTACGCCAAGCTGATCGAGGCGCACGGCTATGCCGGGATCAAGGATCTCCACACTTACGAGCTCCAGATCGACAAGCCCTTCCCCGACATCGTCCAGCGGATCGTCGCGGCGAGCGAGAAGAGCGGCAAGATCAAGACCCGCATGGTCGACAAGTCGAAGTTCGCCGAGGAAGCGGCGATCATCATGGACATCTTGAACGATGCCTGGTCGGCAAATTGGGGCTTCGTGCCGCTGACGCCGCTTGAGGTCGCGCACGTGGGGGTCAAGCTCAAGCCGATCGTTTATAATGACATGATCCGTATCGCCGAGATCGACGGCGAGCCGGTGGGCTTCTTGATTTCGCTCCCCGACCTCAACGAATTCACCGCTGACCTTGGCGGCAAGCTGTTCCCATTCAACTGGGCCAAGCTGCTATGGCGGCTACGCAAGCCCAAGGTCCGTCGCATCCGCGTGCCGCTTATGGGGGTCCGCAAGTCGCTTCAGGGCAGCCGGCTGGCGTCGATCATGGTCTTCCAGATGATCGAATATATCCGCCGCACGGCGGTCGAGAATTACGGCGCCAAGCGCGGCGAGATCGGCTGGATTCTCGAGGACAATGGCCCGATGCGCAGCATTGCCGATGTCATCGAGGCCGAGGTGACGAAGACCTACCGGATCTTCGAGCGCTCGCTGGTTTAA
- the nadC gene encoding carboxylating nicotinate-nucleotide diphosphorylase produces MAFSLPKFDLDSFIRATLAEDLGEGGDVTSAAVIPADARLTALIASRDAVVVAGLPLAEAFFRALDAGVVVEHLAADGDRVAAGTALLRLTGTARALLAAERSALNTVQHLTGIATMTRTYVDAIAGTGAILLDTRKTLPGLRLLEKYATRMGGATNHRLRLDDGVMIKDNHVAIAGGITPAVAAAKAAGLGRTSDPASVGPDNVGIVVEVDRIDQIEPALAAGADRLLLDNMDVPTLREAVALIAGRVPTEASGGVRLDTIRAIAQTGVTFISVGRLTQSAPAADIGLDYA; encoded by the coding sequence GTGGCTTTTTCCCTCCCCAAATTCGACCTAGACTCCTTTATCCGCGCGACGCTCGCCGAGGATTTGGGGGAGGGGGGTGACGTCACCTCCGCCGCGGTCATTCCCGCCGACGCGCGTCTCACCGCGCTGATAGCGAGCCGCGACGCGGTCGTCGTCGCCGGACTGCCGCTCGCCGAGGCGTTCTTCCGGGCGCTGGATGCGGGCGTCGTCGTCGAGCATCTCGCCGCCGACGGCGACCGCGTCGCCGCCGGGACCGCGCTATTGCGGCTGACCGGCACCGCCCGCGCGCTCCTCGCCGCCGAGCGGTCGGCGCTCAACACCGTCCAGCACCTGACCGGGATCGCAACGATGACGCGGACCTATGTCGACGCGATCGCGGGGACCGGCGCAATACTGCTCGACACGCGCAAGACGCTGCCCGGGCTGCGGCTCCTCGAGAAATACGCGACGCGGATGGGCGGGGCGACCAACCATCGGCTGCGGCTCGACGACGGCGTGATGATCAAGGACAACCATGTCGCTATTGCCGGGGGCATCACTCCCGCCGTCGCGGCGGCCAAAGCAGCTGGCCTCGGACGGACGTCCGATCCGGCGAGCGTCGGCCCAGATAACGTCGGCATCGTCGTCGAGGTCGACCGGATCGACCAGATCGAGCCCGCGCTCGCCGCCGGGGCCGACAGGCTGCTGCTCGACAATATGGACGTGCCGACGCTGCGCGAGGCAGTCGCCTTGATCGCCGGACGCGTGCCCACCGAGGCGAGCGGGGGCGTCCGGCTCGACACGATCCGCGCGATCGCCCAGACCGGGGTCACCTTCATTTCGGTCGGACGGCTGACCCAGTCGGCCCCGGCGGCGGACATAGGGCTCGACTATGCTTGA
- the lptG gene encoding LPS export ABC transporter permease LptG, whose amino-acid sequence MTLFPSRTIALYTARLLLTRTFAFLGGLVVILMTLDLLGESSKILVVPGNTDADLWHYVALRVPQIIALFLPFAVLLGTLVTLTTLNANSEVVIFKSAGISAHQILAPLIVAALGIAAINFVFNESVVVKANKSLAAWQAVEYGKLAPITTAATDAWVKGGDDLFHAGSVTGGGDQTVLHDVTIYDRTKDRLVSVVRAATARPMRGGWALRDVATFNVAKGTEAKSPSADFPSPVMPAQFTTTVVTAAFTPFWDLLPEISQQRAAGKRVTSLVAAANHKISGPLSAILMPLLGAVAAFGLARSGRLFVRAVIGMFLGFAFFVADNFVVAMGNFGTVPPLLAAWSAFLLFFLIGEAVLFRSEE is encoded by the coding sequence ATGACGTTGTTCCCGTCGCGAACGATCGCGCTCTACACCGCCCGGCTGCTGCTGACGCGCACGTTTGCCTTTCTCGGCGGGCTGGTCGTCATCTTGATGACGCTCGACCTGCTGGGTGAATCGAGCAAGATTCTCGTCGTCCCGGGCAACACCGACGCCGACCTCTGGCATTACGTTGCGCTGCGCGTCCCGCAGATCATCGCGCTGTTCCTGCCGTTCGCGGTGCTGCTCGGCACGCTGGTAACGCTGACGACGCTCAACGCCAATTCGGAGGTGGTAATCTTCAAGTCGGCGGGGATCTCGGCGCACCAGATCCTGGCGCCACTGATCGTCGCAGCACTCGGCATCGCCGCCATCAACTTCGTCTTCAACGAGAGCGTCGTGGTCAAGGCGAACAAGTCGCTTGCCGCGTGGCAGGCGGTCGAATACGGCAAGCTCGCGCCGATCACCACCGCCGCAACCGATGCCTGGGTCAAGGGCGGCGACGACCTGTTCCACGCCGGCTCGGTCACCGGCGGCGGCGACCAGACTGTGCTTCACGACGTCACGATTTACGACCGCACCAAGGACCGCCTCGTATCGGTCGTCCGCGCCGCAACCGCGCGGCCGATGCGCGGCGGCTGGGCATTGCGCGACGTTGCCACGTTCAATGTCGCCAAGGGCACCGAGGCGAAGTCGCCGAGCGCCGATTTTCCCAGCCCCGTTATGCCGGCGCAATTCACGACGACCGTCGTCACCGCCGCGTTCACGCCGTTCTGGGACTTGCTCCCCGAGATCAGCCAGCAGCGCGCCGCGGGCAAGCGGGTGACCTCGCTCGTCGCGGCGGCGAACCACAAGATTTCTGGGCCATTGTCCGCAATTCTGATGCCGCTGCTCGGCGCGGTCGCGGCGTTCGGGCTGGCCCGGTCGGGGCGGCTGTTCGTCCGCGCCGTGATCGGCATGTTCCTTGGCTTCGCCTTTTTCGTTGCCGATAACTTCGTCGTTGCGATGGGCAATTTCGGCACGGTGCCGCCGTTGCTGGCGGCATGGTCGGCTTTCCTGCTGTTTTTCCTGATCGGCGAGGCGGTCCTGTTCCGCTCCGAAGAGTGA
- the xth gene encoding exodeoxyribonuclease III gives MKIATFNINGIGARLPRLLDWLAEATPDVVCLQEIKTVDEKFPVAEIAAAGYRSLVHGQKGFNGVAILSRAEAVETKRGLDGDPADDHSRYLEAEVEGVRIASIYLPNGNPQPGPKFGYKIAWFARLSERARALSALERPVVLAGDYNVIPTAEDVFNEVAMSHDALTQPETRAAFRTLRHAGWTDAIRSVQPTGRAYTFWDYQAGAWPRDSGLRIDHLLLSPSAADRLVNAGIDRAVRGGERASDHVPAWVELRG, from the coding sequence GTGAAGATCGCGACCTTCAACATCAACGGCATCGGCGCTCGCTTGCCGCGTCTGCTCGACTGGCTCGCCGAGGCGACCCCCGACGTCGTCTGTCTCCAGGAGATCAAGACCGTCGACGAGAAGTTTCCTGTCGCCGAGATCGCCGCCGCGGGCTACCGCTCATTGGTCCACGGCCAGAAGGGCTTCAACGGCGTTGCGATCCTGTCGCGCGCCGAGGCGGTCGAGACCAAGCGCGGCCTCGACGGCGACCCCGCCGACGACCATTCGCGCTATCTCGAAGCCGAAGTCGAGGGTGTCCGCATCGCGTCGATCTACCTCCCCAACGGCAATCCGCAACCGGGTCCGAAATTCGGTTACAAGATCGCATGGTTCGCGCGACTGTCGGAGCGGGCGCGGGCGTTGAGCGCGCTCGAGCGGCCGGTCGTGCTCGCGGGCGACTACAACGTCATCCCGACCGCCGAGGATGTCTTCAATGAGGTCGCGATGTCGCACGACGCGCTGACCCAGCCCGAAACTCGCGCCGCGTTCCGCACGCTGCGTCACGCTGGCTGGACCGACGCGATCCGCAGTGTCCAGCCGACGGGCCGCGCCTATACCTTCTGGGACTATCAGGCAGGGGCATGGCCGCGCGACAGCGGCCTGCGCATTGACCACCTGTTGCTCTCGCCGTCTGCCGCCGACCGGCTGGTCAACGCGGGCATCGACCGTGCGGTCCGCGGCGGCGAGCGCGCATCGGACCACGTGCCGGCATGGGTCGAATTGCGGGGCTGA
- a CDS encoding LptF/LptG family permease: protein MRFLTGFDRYLARLILVPLLACLTIAAMLLLLDKMLKLFDFVMNEGGPVSVVWKMLGNLVPEYLSLGIPIGVMLGILLAFRNLALSSELDALRAAGVSYNRLMRVPILLAIVFAGVNFVIVGFLEPYSRYAYEGLQFELRSGALGASIKVGEFAKLAKNTTLRVEESHAKGSDLRGLFVRTEGKNGQSVAVTAERGTFLSTDDPDVILLRLTNGTMVHTASNFVVPRVLTFKQQDLPVNLPSIGSFRARGDENAELTLPELARAGKADVARILHQQSIAALNRRLVLVLVMLVLPFLAVALAVPPKRSTSALGVFLSIILLVTFHKTSQYGEAMGGAGRVDPVLAQWVPFAGFSALSFWLYYVLAYIPGGQPIGALDRWFGKLASIVAGMIKRPAPWLESKAPAAAAGSEVPAE, encoded by the coding sequence TTGCGTTTCCTTACCGGCTTCGACCGCTACCTCGCCCGGCTGATCCTCGTGCCGCTGCTCGCTTGCCTGACGATTGCGGCGATGCTGCTGCTGCTCGACAAGATGCTGAAATTGTTTGACTTCGTGATGAACGAAGGCGGGCCGGTGTCGGTCGTGTGGAAGATGCTCGGCAATCTCGTTCCCGAATATCTGTCGCTCGGCATCCCGATCGGGGTGATGCTCGGCATCCTGCTCGCGTTCCGCAACCTCGCACTGTCGAGCGAGCTCGATGCGTTGCGCGCCGCCGGGGTGTCGTACAACCGGCTGATGCGCGTGCCGATCCTGCTCGCGATCGTCTTCGCCGGGGTCAACTTCGTCATCGTCGGCTTCCTCGAGCCCTATTCGCGCTATGCTTATGAAGGGTTACAATTCGAATTGCGCTCAGGCGCGCTCGGCGCATCGATCAAGGTCGGCGAGTTCGCCAAGCTCGCCAAGAACACGACGCTGCGAGTCGAGGAGAGTCACGCCAAGGGCAGCGACCTGCGCGGGCTGTTCGTGCGAACCGAGGGCAAGAACGGCCAGTCGGTCGCGGTCACCGCCGAGCGCGGCACATTCCTGTCGACCGACGATCCCGACGTCATCCTGCTCCGCCTGACGAACGGGACGATGGTCCACACCGCGTCGAATTTCGTCGTGCCGCGCGTGCTGACGTTCAAGCAGCAGGACCTGCCGGTCAACCTGCCGTCGATCGGTAGTTTTCGCGCCCGTGGCGACGAGAACGCCGAGCTGACGCTCCCCGAACTCGCCCGCGCCGGCAAGGCCGATGTCGCACGTATTCTGCATCAGCAGAGCATCGCCGCGTTGAACCGGCGGCTGGTGCTCGTTCTGGTGATGCTCGTCCTCCCGTTCCTCGCGGTCGCGCTCGCTGTACCGCCAAAGCGGTCGACCTCGGCACTCGGCGTGTTCCTGTCGATCATCCTGCTGGTGACTTTCCACAAGACCAGCCAGTACGGCGAGGCGATGGGTGGTGCCGGGCGGGTCGATCCCGTGCTCGCGCAATGGGTACCGTTCGCCGGCTTCTCGGCATTGTCGTTCTGGCTGTACTATGTCCTTGCCTATATCCCCGGAGGCCAGCCCATCGGCGCGCTCGACCGCTGGTTCGGCAAGCTCGCCAGCATCGTCGCCGGGATGATCAAGCGCCCTGCGCCGTGGCTTGAGAGCAAAGCTCCCGCAGCCGCGGCGGGCAGTGAAGTTCCGGCCGAATGA
- a CDS encoding alpha/beta hydrolase, with protein sequence MRIGIAIGAVVVGLAVAFLVVVVVAQRRFIYPAPRATGEISAPGFSRVVLHTADGLDLGALYRPRPRRRTIVFFHGNGDSLRGSLVATQVIAAAGYGVLLPEYRGYGGNPGSPSESGLYADARAATAFLRRRGVASGDIVAIGNSLGSGPATEVATGEKLGGLMIVSGFTSLPALAADATGLPIAPLIWDKYDNAAKLTGSTIPIVVLHADNDQVIPISHGQRLALASKTFLLVFAGVGHGLAYVPAAGTAEVRWLDGLDSKMSSRTKPVPAGGD encoded by the coding sequence TTGAGAATTGGGATTGCCATCGGCGCTGTCGTCGTCGGACTGGCCGTCGCGTTCCTTGTCGTTGTGGTCGTCGCACAACGTCGCTTCATTTACCCAGCGCCGCGAGCGACCGGAGAAATCTCAGCCCCCGGCTTCAGCCGGGTCGTCCTGCACACGGCGGATGGCCTCGACCTCGGCGCGCTTTACCGGCCCCGCCCTCGACGCCGGACCATCGTGTTCTTTCACGGCAACGGCGACAGTTTGCGTGGATCACTTGTCGCGACGCAGGTGATCGCCGCTGCCGGCTACGGCGTCCTGCTGCCTGAATACCGTGGCTACGGCGGCAATCCGGGATCGCCGAGCGAAAGCGGCCTTTACGCCGATGCCCGCGCGGCGACCGCGTTCCTTCGCCGGCGGGGCGTCGCCTCGGGCGACATCGTCGCCATCGGCAACTCGCTCGGCTCGGGTCCGGCGACCGAGGTCGCAACCGGTGAGAAGCTCGGCGGCCTGATGATCGTCTCCGGCTTCACCAGCCTGCCCGCGCTCGCTGCGGATGCAACGGGGTTGCCGATCGCGCCGCTGATTTGGGACAAGTACGACAACGCGGCGAAGCTGACCGGATCGACCATACCAATCGTAGTCCTTCATGCCGACAATGATCAGGTTATCCCGATATCGCACGGCCAACGCCTGGCATTGGCGAGCAAGACGTTTCTCCTGGTGTTTGCGGGCGTAGGTCACGGCCTGGCCTATGTGCCTGCAGCCGGAACTGCCGAAGTTCGGTGGCTCGATGGGCTCGACAGTAAGATGTCGAGCCGGACAAAGCCCGTGCCGGCAGGTGGCGATTAG